From Pseudomonas putida, one genomic window encodes:
- the rimP gene encoding ribosome maturation factor RimP: MSSKLEQLQALLAPVVEGLGYQCWGIEYVSQGKHSVLRIYIDKEGGILVEDCEAVSRQASAILDVEDPISSEYTLEVSSPGMDRPLFTLEQFASHAGEQVKIKLRTPFEGRRNFQGLLRGVEEQDVVVQVDTHEFLLPIDSIDKANIIPSFD; this comes from the coding sequence GTGTCGAGCAAGCTAGAACAGTTGCAGGCCTTGTTGGCCCCGGTGGTCGAGGGTCTGGGCTATCAATGCTGGGGGATCGAGTACGTTTCCCAGGGTAAGCATTCGGTACTGCGCATCTATATCGACAAGGAAGGCGGCATCCTGGTGGAGGACTGTGAAGCGGTCAGCCGTCAGGCCAGCGCCATTCTTGATGTGGAAGATCCGATCAGCAGTGAATATACCCTTGAGGTGTCCTCTCCAGGCATGGATCGCCCGCTGTTCACGCTGGAACAGTTTGCCTCGCATGCCGGCGAACAAGTGAAGATCAAGCTGCGTACGCCCTTCGAAGGTCGTCGTAACTTCCAGGGCCTTCTCCGCGGTGTGGAGGAGCAGGATGTGGTGGTCCAGGTGGACACTCACGAGTTTCTGTTGCCGATCGATTCGATCGACAAGGCCAATATTATTCCCAGTTTTGACTGA
- the nusA gene encoding transcription termination factor NusA, with protein MSKEVLLVVESVSNEKGVPPGVIFEALEVALATATKKRFEDEVDLRVEINRHTGSYETFRRWTVVDEADLDDPAIETWLAKIHETHPEAKVGDVIEEKIESIEFGRIAAQTAKQVIVQKVREAERAQVVDAYRERVGEIISGTVKKVTRDNVIVDLGNNAEALLAREDIIPRETFRVSVRLRALLKEIRTENRGPQLILSRTAPQMLIELFRIEVPEIAEGLIEVMAASRDPGSRAKIAVRSKDKRIDPQGACIGMRGSRVQAVSGELGGERVDIVLWDENPAQFVINAMSPAEVAAIIVDEDAHAMDIAVAEDNLAQAIGRGGQNVRLASQLTGWTLNVMTEKDIQAKQQAETGDILRNFIEELEVDEELAQVLVDEGFTSLEEIAYVPLEEMLNIDGFDEEIVNELRARAKDRLLTKAIATEEKLADAHPAEDLLSLEGMDKDLAAELAVRGVVNREDLAEQSIDDLLDIDGIDEERAGKLIMAARAHWFE; from the coding sequence ATGAGCAAAGAAGTACTGCTGGTTGTTGAATCGGTATCCAACGAAAAAGGTGTACCGCCCGGCGTCATTTTCGAAGCGCTGGAAGTGGCTCTGGCCACTGCAACCAAAAAACGTTTTGAAGACGAAGTCGATCTGCGTGTGGAAATCAACCGCCACACCGGTAGCTACGAGACCTTCCGTCGCTGGACCGTGGTCGACGAAGCCGATCTGGACGATCCGGCGATCGAGACCTGGCTGGCCAAGATTCACGAAACTCACCCTGAAGCCAAAGTGGGTGACGTGATCGAGGAGAAGATCGAGTCCATCGAATTCGGTCGTATCGCCGCCCAGACCGCCAAGCAGGTCATCGTGCAGAAGGTCCGTGAGGCCGAGCGCGCCCAGGTGGTCGATGCCTACCGCGAACGCGTTGGCGAGATCATCTCCGGCACTGTCAAAAAGGTTACCCGCGACAACGTCATCGTCGACCTGGGCAACAACGCCGAGGCGCTGCTGGCTCGCGAAGACATCATTCCACGTGAGACCTTCCGGGTCAGCGTGCGCTTGCGTGCGCTGCTCAAGGAAATCCGCACCGAGAACCGCGGTCCGCAGCTGATCCTGTCGCGCACCGCGCCACAGATGCTGATCGAACTGTTCCGCATCGAAGTGCCGGAAATCGCCGAAGGCCTCATCGAAGTCATGGCCGCTTCCCGTGATCCGGGTTCGCGTGCCAAGATCGCCGTCCGCTCCAAGGACAAGCGCATCGACCCGCAGGGTGCCTGTATCGGCATGCGCGGTTCGCGCGTCCAGGCCGTATCCGGCGAGCTGGGTGGCGAGCGTGTGGATATCGTCCTGTGGGACGAGAACCCGGCGCAATTTGTCATCAACGCCATGTCGCCGGCTGAAGTCGCGGCGATCATCGTTGACGAAGATGCCCATGCCATGGACATCGCCGTTGCCGAGGACAACCTGGCCCAGGCCATTGGCCGTGGTGGTCAGAACGTTCGCCTGGCCAGTCAGTTGACCGGCTGGACCCTGAACGTGATGACCGAGAAGGATATCCAGGCCAAGCAGCAGGCGGAAACCGGTGACATCCTGCGCAACTTCATCGAGGAACTGGAAGTCGACGAGGAGCTGGCCCAAGTGCTGGTCGACGAAGGCTTTACCAGCCTCGAAGAAATTGCCTACGTACCGTTGGAAGAAATGCTCAACATCGATGGCTTTGACGAGGAAATCGTCAATGAGCTCCGCGCTCGAGCCAAGGACCGTTTGTTGACCAAGGCCATCGCTACCGAAGAAAAACTGGCAGACGCCCATCCGGCCGAAGACCTGCTCTCCCTTGAGGGCATGGACAAGGACCTGGCGGCGGAACTGGCGGTGCGCGGCGTGGTTAACCGCGAAGACCTGGCCGAGCAGTCGATTGACGACCTGCTCGACATCGACGGCATCGACGAAGAGCGTGCCGGCAAGTTGATCATGGCCGCCCGAGCCCACTGGTTCGAGTAA
- the infB gene encoding translation initiation factor IF-2 yields the protein MTQVTVKELAQEVEAPVERLLQQMREAGLPHTDAGQVVTDNEKQTLLTHLKSSHKSKAEEPRKITLQRKTTSTLRVAGSKSISVEVRKKKVFVQRSPEEIQAEQKREQDERRAAENAARDKVDADVRQRNEEQARRHANATAAAAPAAKAEPAPAAPAAAPAPAPVVADAPASEDAAARAAERKKDETRRNESRTRDDDRRRGEAPRVSIKVKVKEKEKAPTPRAAPRTTDEESDGARRGRGGKGKLKKRNQHGFQNPTGPVIRDVTIGETITVSELAQQMSVKAAEVVKFMFKMGTPVTINQVLDQETAQLIAEELGHKVTLVSDTALEDSLAESLKFEGQAESRAPVVTVMGHVDHGKTSLLDYIRRAKVAAGEAGGITQHIGAYHVETDRGMVTFLDTPGHAAFTQMRARGAKATDIVILVVAADDGVMPQTREAVQHAKAAGVPLVVAVNKIDKPGADLDRIRNELSVEGVTSEEWGGDTPFVKVSAKMGTGVDELLEAVLLQAEVLELTATPTAPGRGVVVESRLDKGRGPVATILVQDGTLRQGDMVLCGSNYGRVRAMLDENGKPVKEAGPSIPVEILGLDGTPEAGDELSVVADEKKAREVALFRQGKYREVKLARAHAGKLENIFETMGQEEKKTLNIVLKTDVRGSLEALQGSLGGLGNDEVQVRVIGGGVGGITESDANLALASNAVLFGFNVRADAGARKIVEQEGLDMRYYNVIYDIIEDVKKALTGMLGSDVRENILGVAEVRDVFRSPKFGAIAGCMVIEGTVYRNRPIRVLRDDVVIFEGELESLRRFKDDAAEVRSGMECGIGVKSYNDVKVGDKIEVFEKVQVARTL from the coding sequence ATGACGCAAGTCACGGTGAAAGAACTGGCCCAAGAGGTCGAGGCACCGGTAGAGCGCCTGCTGCAGCAGATGCGTGAGGCAGGTCTGCCGCACACCGACGCCGGTCAGGTAGTGACCGACAATGAGAAGCAGACTCTGCTGACCCATTTGAAGAGCAGCCACAAGAGCAAGGCGGAAGAGCCGCGCAAGATTACCTTGCAGCGCAAGACCACCAGCACCCTGCGTGTCGCCGGTAGCAAAAGCATCAGCGTAGAAGTACGCAAGAAGAAAGTATTCGTTCAGCGCAGCCCTGAAGAAATTCAGGCTGAGCAGAAACGTGAGCAGGACGAGCGCCGTGCGGCTGAAAACGCCGCGCGTGACAAGGTCGACGCCGACGTTCGCCAGCGCAACGAAGAGCAGGCTCGTCGCCACGCGAACGCCACTGCTGCCGCTGCCCCAGCTGCCAAGGCCGAGCCGGCACCCGCCGCTCCAGCTGCAGCTCCGGCACCCGCACCGGTCGTCGCTGACGCGCCTGCTTCCGAAGACGCTGCAGCCCGTGCTGCCGAGCGCAAGAAGGACGAGACCCGTCGCAACGAAAGCCGCACCCGCGATGACGATCGTCGCCGTGGCGAGGCGCCACGTGTATCGATCAAGGTCAAGGTGAAGGAGAAGGAAAAGGCTCCGACCCCTCGTGCCGCTCCGCGCACCACCGACGAAGAGAGCGATGGCGCGCGCCGTGGTCGTGGTGGCAAGGGCAAGCTGAAGAAGCGCAACCAGCATGGCTTCCAGAACCCGACGGGTCCGGTCATCCGTGACGTGACCATCGGCGAGACCATCACGGTCTCTGAGCTTGCGCAGCAGATGTCGGTCAAGGCCGCTGAAGTCGTCAAGTTCATGTTCAAGATGGGTACTCCGGTCACCATCAACCAGGTGCTCGACCAGGAAACCGCTCAGCTGATCGCAGAAGAGCTGGGCCACAAGGTCACCCTGGTCAGCGATACCGCCCTGGAAGATTCCCTGGCCGAGTCGCTGAAGTTCGAAGGCCAGGCCGAGTCGCGTGCACCGGTGGTTACCGTCATGGGTCACGTTGACCATGGCAAGACCTCGCTGCTCGACTATATCCGTCGTGCCAAGGTTGCCGCTGGCGAAGCCGGTGGTATCACCCAGCACATCGGTGCCTACCACGTGGAAACCGACCGCGGCATGGTCACCTTCCTCGATACCCCAGGCCACGCTGCGTTCACTCAGATGCGTGCCCGTGGTGCCAAGGCGACCGACATTGTCATCCTGGTGGTGGCGGCGGACGACGGCGTGATGCCACAGACCCGTGAAGCCGTTCAGCATGCCAAGGCAGCTGGCGTCCCGCTGGTGGTTGCGGTGAACAAGATCGACAAGCCTGGTGCAGACCTCGATCGCATCCGTAACGAGCTGTCCGTCGAAGGCGTGACCTCCGAGGAATGGGGTGGTGACACGCCGTTCGTCAAGGTTTCGGCGAAGATGGGTACCGGTGTCGACGAACTGCTCGAAGCCGTACTGCTGCAGGCCGAAGTACTTGAGTTGACGGCCACTCCGACCGCGCCTGGTCGTGGTGTGGTGGTTGAATCGCGCCTGGACAAGGGCCGCGGCCCGGTGGCTACCATCCTGGTTCAGGACGGTACCCTGCGTCAGGGCGACATGGTCCTGTGCGGCTCCAACTATGGCCGCGTGCGTGCCATGCTGGACGAGAACGGCAAGCCTGTTAAGGAAGCCGGCCCGTCTATCCCGGTCGAGATTCTTGGCCTGGATGGCACCCCGGAAGCCGGTGACGAGCTGTCCGTGGTCGCCGACGAGAAGAAAGCCCGCGAAGTTGCTCTGTTCCGTCAGGGCAAGTACCGCGAGGTCAAGCTGGCTCGTGCTCACGCCGGCAAGCTGGAAAACATCTTCGAGACCATGGGTCAGGAAGAGAAGAAGACCCTCAACATCGTCCTCAAGACCGACGTGCGCGGTTCCCTGGAAGCGCTGCAGGGTTCGCTCGGCGGCTTGGGCAACGACGAAGTTCAGGTTCGCGTGATCGGTGGCGGCGTCGGTGGTATCACCGAGAGCGATGCCAACCTGGCGCTGGCGTCCAATGCGGTGCTGTTCGGCTTCAACGTGCGTGCCGATGCCGGTGCGCGCAAGATCGTCGAGCAGGAAGGTCTGGATATGCGTTACTACAACGTGATCTACGACATCATCGAAGACGTCAAGAAGGCCCTGACCGGCATGCTCGGCAGCGATGTCCGCGAGAACATCCTGGGCGTTGCCGAAGTGCGTGACGTGTTCCGTTCGCCGAAGTTCGGCGCCATCGCTGGCTGTATGGTCATCGAAGGTACCGTGTACCGCAACCGTCCGATCCGCGTACTGCGCGACGACGTGGTCATCTTCGAAGGCGAGCTGGAATCGCTGCGTCGCTTCAAGGACGACGCTGCAGAAGTACGTTCGGGCATGGAGTGCGGTATTGGCGTCAAGAGCTACAACGACGTCAAGGTCGGCGACAAGATCGAAGTCTTCGAGAAAGTCCAGGTTGCTCGTACCCTTTAA
- the rbfA gene encoding 30S ribosome-binding factor RbfA translates to MAKEYSRTQRIGDQMQRELAELIRREVKDPRVGLVTITAVDVSRDLGHAKVYITVMGEETPDAVQQSLKALNSAASFLRLHLGRSMQLRSVPQLHFHFDESVSRGVHLSALIERAVAEDRLHKDTDEQDTKE, encoded by the coding sequence ATGGCCAAAGAATACAGCCGTACCCAACGTATCGGTGATCAGATGCAGCGTGAGCTGGCAGAGCTGATCCGCCGTGAAGTCAAGGACCCACGCGTCGGCCTGGTGACGATCACTGCCGTGGACGTCAGTCGCGACCTGGGCCACGCCAAGGTCTACATCACCGTCATGGGTGAAGAAACCCCGGACGCCGTGCAGCAGTCGCTGAAGGCGCTGAACAGCGCAGCCAGCTTCCTGCGCCTGCACCTGGGCCGCTCCATGCAGCTGCGCAGCGTGCCGCAGTTGCACTTCCATTTCGATGAAAGCGTCAGCCGCGGTGTGCATCTGTCGGCGCTGATCGAGCGTGCAGTGGCCGAAGACCGCCTGCACAAGGATACCGACGAGCAGGACACCAAGGAGTAA
- the truB gene encoding tRNA pseudouridine(55) synthase TruB — MAQVKRIRRNVSGIILLDKPLGFTSNAALQKVRWLLNAEKAGHTGSLDPLATGVLPLCFGEATKFSQYLLDSDKGYETVMQLGQTTNTADAEGEVLQTREVTVGRADIEALLPRFRGPISQIPPMYSALKRDGQPLYKLARAGEVVEREARSVTINRLELLECEGTRARLSVGCSKGTYIRTLVEDIGEALGCGAYVAELRRTHAGPFELAQTVTLEELEQAHADGGNEALDRFLMPSDSGLQDWPLIGLSEHSAFYWLHGQAVRAPDAPQFGMVRVQDHNGRFIGIGEVSEDGRIAPRRLIRSE; from the coding sequence GTGGCCCAGGTCAAACGTATCCGCCGCAACGTCAGCGGCATCATCCTGCTGGACAAGCCTCTTGGCTTCACTTCCAACGCCGCACTGCAGAAAGTGCGCTGGTTGCTCAACGCGGAAAAGGCCGGCCACACTGGCAGCCTCGACCCGTTGGCTACTGGCGTGCTGCCGCTGTGCTTCGGCGAAGCGACCAAGTTTTCGCAGTACCTGCTCGATTCCGACAAGGGCTACGAAACCGTCATGCAGCTGGGGCAGACTACCAATACTGCCGATGCGGAAGGCGAGGTCCTGCAAACCCGTGAGGTGACCGTTGGTCGTGCCGACATCGAGGCGCTGCTGCCACGTTTTCGCGGCCCGATCAGCCAGATACCGCCGATGTACTCGGCGCTCAAGCGTGATGGTCAGCCGCTATACAAGCTGGCGCGTGCAGGAGAGGTAGTGGAGCGCGAGGCGCGTTCTGTTACTATTAACCGCTTGGAGTTGCTCGAGTGCGAAGGTACACGAGCACGGCTGAGCGTAGGATGCAGCAAAGGCACCTATATCCGCACCCTGGTGGAGGATATCGGCGAGGCCCTTGGCTGTGGCGCCTATGTTGCCGAGCTGCGCAGGACCCACGCCGGGCCCTTCGAGCTGGCCCAGACCGTGACCCTCGAAGAACTTGAACAGGCCCACGCCGATGGCGGTAACGAAGCGCTCGATCGCTTCCTCATGCCTTCGGACAGTGGCCTGCAGGACTGGCCGCTGATTGGCCTGTCCGAACACAGCGCGTTCTACTGGCTGCACGGCCAGGCGGTACGTGCGCCGGACGCGCCGCAATTTGGCATGGTCCGGGTACAGGATCACAATGGTCGTTTCATCGGTATCGGTGAAGTGAGCGAAGACGGGCGTATTGCGCCGCGTCGACTGATTCGATCGGAATGA
- the rpsO gene encoding 30S ribosomal protein S15, with protein sequence MALSVEEKAQIVTDFQQAAGDTGSPEVQVALLTANINKLQGHFKANGKDHHSRRGLIRMVNQRRKLLDYLKGKDTTRYSALIGRLGLRR encoded by the coding sequence ATGGCCCTCAGCGTTGAAGAAAAAGCTCAAATCGTTACCGACTTCCAGCAAGCTGCTGGTGACACTGGTAGCCCGGAAGTTCAGGTCGCTCTGCTGACCGCGAACATCAACAAGCTGCAAGGCCACTTCAAGGCCAACGGTAAAGACCACCACTCGCGTCGTGGCCTGATCCGTATGGTTAACCAGCGTCGTAAGCTGCTGGACTACCTGAAGGGCAAAGACACCACTCGTTACAGCGCCCTGATCGGTCGCCTGGGCCTGCGTCGCTAA
- the pnp gene encoding polyribonucleotide nucleotidyltransferase yields the protein MNPVIKKFQFGQSTVTLETGRIARQATGAVLVTVDNDVTVLVTVVGAKQADPGKGFFPLSVHYQEKTYAAGKIPGGFFKREGRPSEKETLTSRLIDRPIRPLFPEGFMNEVQVVCTVVSTSKKTDPDIAAMIGTSAALAISGIPFEGPIGAARVAFHESTGYLLNPTYEQLAASSLDMVVAGTSDAVLMVESEAQELTEDQMLGAVLFAHDEFQAVIQAVKELAAEAGKPTWDWKPAVANTELFNAIRAEFGEAVSQGYTITVKADRYARLGELRDQAIAKFSGEEGQPSASEVKEIFGEIEYRTVRENIVNGKPRIDGRDTKTVRPLNIEVGVLPKTHGSALFTRGETQALVVATLGTARDAQLLDTLEGEKKDPFMLHYNFPPFSVGECGRMGGAGRREIGHGRLARRSVQAMLPAADVFPYTIRVVSEITESNGSSSMASVCGASLALMDAGVPMKAPVAGIAMGLVKEGEKFAVLTDILGDEDHLGDMDFKVAGTAKGVTALQMDIKINGITEEIMEIALGQALEARLNILGQMNQIIGQSRTELSANAPTMIAMKIDTDKIRDVIGKGGATIRAICEETKASIDIEDDGSIKIFGETKEAAEAARQRVLGITAEAEIGKIYVGKVERIVDFGAFVNILPGKDGLVHISMLSDARVEKVTDILKEGQEVEVLVLDVDNRGRIKLSIKDVAAAKASGV from the coding sequence GTGAACCCGGTAATCAAGAAATTCCAGTTCGGTCAATCGACCGTTACTCTCGAAACGGGCCGCATTGCCCGTCAGGCAACCGGCGCCGTGCTGGTTACCGTCGACAACGATGTCACCGTGCTGGTGACCGTAGTCGGTGCCAAGCAGGCCGATCCAGGCAAGGGCTTCTTCCCGCTGTCGGTCCACTACCAGGAAAAGACCTACGCCGCCGGCAAGATCCCGGGTGGCTTCTTCAAGCGTGAAGGCCGTCCTTCCGAGAAAGAGACGCTGACCTCGCGCCTGATCGACCGTCCGATCCGCCCGCTGTTCCCTGAAGGCTTCATGAACGAAGTCCAGGTCGTCTGCACCGTGGTATCGACCAGCAAGAAGACCGATCCGGACATCGCTGCGATGATCGGTACCTCGGCTGCCCTGGCCATCTCCGGTATCCCGTTCGAAGGCCCGATCGGCGCTGCCCGTGTTGCCTTCCACGAAAGCACTGGCTACCTGCTGAACCCGACTTACGAGCAACTGGCTGCCTCGAGCCTGGACATGGTCGTTGCCGGTACCTCCGACGCCGTGCTGATGGTTGAATCGGAAGCTCAAGAGCTGACCGAAGACCAGATGCTGGGCGCTGTACTGTTCGCCCACGACGAATTCCAGGCCGTTATCCAGGCTGTCAAAGAGCTGGCTGCCGAAGCCGGCAAGCCGACCTGGGACTGGAAACCTGCCGTTGCCAACACCGAGCTGTTCAACGCCATTCGCGCTGAATTCGGCGAAGCGGTTTCCCAGGGCTACACCATCACCGTCAAGGCCGACCGCTATGCACGCCTGGGCGAGCTGCGTGACCAGGCGATCGCCAAGTTCTCCGGCGAAGAAGGCCAGCCTTCGGCCAGCGAAGTCAAAGAAATCTTCGGCGAGATCGAATACCGCACCGTTCGCGAAAACATCGTTAACGGCAAGCCGCGTATCGATGGTCGTGACACCAAGACCGTACGCCCGCTGAACATCGAAGTGGGCGTTCTGCCGAAGACGCACGGTTCGGCACTGTTCACCCGTGGTGAAACCCAGGCCCTGGTCGTCGCGACCCTGGGTACTGCCCGTGACGCCCAGCTGCTGGACACCCTGGAAGGCGAGAAGAAAGACCCCTTCATGCTGCACTACAACTTCCCGCCGTTCTCGGTAGGTGAGTGTGGCCGTATGGGCGGTGCTGGCCGTCGTGAAATCGGCCACGGCCGCCTGGCCCGCCGTTCGGTACAGGCCATGCTGCCTGCCGCTGACGTGTTCCCGTACACCATCCGTGTCGTGTCGGAAATCACCGAATCCAACGGTTCCAGCTCCATGGCATCGGTCTGCGGTGCTTCCCTGGCACTGATGGATGCTGGTGTACCGATGAAGGCACCGGTGGCCGGTATCGCCATGGGCCTGGTCAAGGAAGGCGAGAAGTTCGCTGTCCTGACCGACATCCTGGGTGACGAAGACCACCTGGGCGACATGGACTTCAAGGTTGCCGGTACTGCCAAAGGCGTTACCGCACTGCAGATGGACATCAAGATCAACGGCATCACCGAAGAGATCATGGAAATCGCCCTGGGCCAAGCCCTGGAAGCGCGCCTGAACATCCTCGGCCAGATGAACCAGATCATTGGCCAGTCGCGTACCGAGCTGTCGGCCAACGCGCCGACCATGATCGCGATGAAAATCGACACCGACAAGATCCGTGACGTCATCGGTAAAGGCGGCGCCACCATTCGCGCCATCTGCGAAGAGACCAAAGCTTCGATCGATATCGAAGACGATGGCTCGATCAAGATCTTCGGCGAAACCAAAGAAGCTGCAGAAGCAGCGCGTCAGCGCGTTCTGGGCATCACCGCCGAGGCCGAGATTGGCAAGATCTACGTGGGCAAGGTCGAGCGTATCGTCGACTTCGGCGCCTTCGTCAACATCCTGCCTGGCAAGGATGGTCTGGTGCACATCTCCATGCTCAGCGATGCACGCGTAGAGAAAGTGACCGATATCCTCAAAGAAGGTCAGGAAGTCGAAGTACTGGTACTGGACGTGGATAACCGCGGCCGTATCAAACTGTCGATCAAAGACGTTGCCGCGGCCAAGGCCTCAGGCGTCTAA
- a CDS encoding BON domain-containing protein, translating into MKKFAIAAATATALTLTMAGGAFAAEPVQAPVMLAANDTVDNMQQEGSDTWITTKVKADLLTEKGVPGSDIKVETSQGVVSLSSDVKVTDSQKDVAVKIAKNIKGVKSVMADGLKSE; encoded by the coding sequence ATGAAGAAGTTCGCCATTGCTGCCGCTACTGCTACCGCTCTGACCCTGACCATGGCTGGTGGCGCGTTCGCCGCAGAGCCAGTTCAGGCTCCAGTCATGTTGGCTGCCAACGATACTGTGGACAACATGCAACAGGAAGGCTCCGACACTTGGATCACCACCAAAGTCAAAGCTGACCTGTTGACTGAAAAAGGCGTGCCAGGCTCTGACATCAAAGTCGAAACCAGCCAAGGCGTGGTTTCGCTGTCTTCAGACGTGAAGGTCACCGATTCTCAGAAAGACGTAGCAGTCAAAATCGCCAAGAACATCAAGGGCGTCAAGAGCGTCATGGCTGATGGTCTGAAGTCCGAATAA
- a CDS encoding putative quinol monooxygenase — protein sequence MYSLFIKTRVKPGCAELFLTAIKVNAAASVATEPGCLVFDVSQDRVDPEVIYLYEIYRDDKAYEAHTQTAHFRESRPLVEPLIAEQVCFEGDVVARNPVN from the coding sequence GTGTACAGTCTGTTCATCAAGACACGGGTCAAGCCGGGTTGCGCCGAACTATTTCTCACTGCCATCAAGGTAAACGCTGCCGCTTCCGTTGCCACAGAACCCGGCTGCCTGGTATTCGATGTGTCACAGGATCGAGTCGACCCCGAGGTGATCTACCTCTACGAAATCTACCGCGATGACAAGGCGTACGAAGCGCATACCCAGACCGCGCACTTTCGTGAGAGCCGGCCGCTTGTGGAGCCACTGATCGCCGAGCAGGTGTGTTTCGAAGGCGATGTCGTCGCGCGCAATCCGGTGAATTGA
- a CDS encoding VOC family protein: MSDLPARPGRLNGLRHIALLVPNLEECERFYVDVLGMEVLNRANEDLVYLTCGNDNLSLGRGAGAANGLQTLDHYGFIVDSVEELEAWYQYFKACGVTLLDRPFNHGDGARSFHLLDPAGNKVQPLYHPAVSGQRLV; encoded by the coding sequence ATGTCTGATTTACCTGCACGCCCCGGTCGCCTCAATGGCCTGCGCCATATCGCCCTGTTGGTGCCCAACCTTGAAGAATGCGAGCGCTTCTATGTCGATGTGCTCGGCATGGAGGTATTGAATCGGGCCAACGAGGATCTGGTCTACTTGACCTGTGGTAACGACAACCTGTCGCTGGGGCGGGGGGCAGGCGCTGCCAATGGCCTGCAGACGCTGGATCACTATGGGTTCATCGTCGACAGCGTAGAGGAATTGGAGGCCTGGTATCAGTACTTCAAGGCCTGCGGGGTGACGCTGCTGGACCGGCCCTTCAATCATGGGGATGGCGCGCGCAGCTTCCACTTGCTGGACCCGGCAGGCAACAAGGTGCAGCCGCTATACCACCCGGCGGTGTCGGGGCAGCGGTTGGTCTGA